In a genomic window of Phalacrocorax aristotelis chromosome 8, bGulAri2.1, whole genome shotgun sequence:
- the MAF gene encoding transcription factor Maf isoform X1, whose protein sequence is MASELAMSSSDLPTSPLAMEYVNDFDLMKFEVKKEPVETDRIISQCGRLIAGGSLSSTPMSTPCSSVPPSPSFSAPSPGSGTDQKTHLEDYYWMTGYPQQLNPEALGFSPEDAVEALINSSHHPLPGAFDGYARGQQLAAAAGAGGSVPAEEMGSAAAVVSAVIAAAAAQGGAPHYHHHHHHPHHGGGGGGGGGGGHPHAAAPGSAPPSSASSAAGSGGGGGGGGGGGAGGLHHPHHGGGGGGGGGGGLHFDDRFSDEQLVTMSVRELNRQLRGVSKEEVIRLKQKRRTLKNRGYAQSCRFKRVQQRHVLESEKNQLLQQVEHLKQEISRLVRERDAYKEKYEKLVSNGFRENGSSSDNPSSPEFFMGAPTFAAGLLAED, encoded by the coding sequence ATGGCATCAGAACTGGCAATGAGCAGCTCCGACCTGCCCACCAGTCCCCTGGCCATGGAATATGTTAATGACTTCGATCTGATGAAGTTTGAAGTGAAAAAGGAGCCGGTGGAGACCGATCGCATTATCAGCCAGTGCGGCCGCTTGATCGCCGGGGGATCGCTCTCTTCCACCCCGATGAGCACGCCCTGCAGCTCGGTGCCCCCGTCCCCCAGCTTCTCGGCGCCCAGCCCCGGCTCCGGCACCGACCAGAAGACCCACCTGGAAGACTACTACTGGATGACGGGCTACCCGCAGCAGCTCAACCCGGAGGCGCTGGGCTTCAGCCCCGAGGACGCGGTGGAGGCGCTGATCAACAGCAGCCACCACCCGCTGCCCGGCGCCTTCGATGGCTATGCTAGAGGGCAGCAGCTggccgcggccgccggcgccggcggctccgtgccggccGAGGAGATGGGCTCGGCGGCCGCCGTGGTGTCGGCGGTGAtcgccgcggcggcggcgcaggGCGGCGCGCCccactaccaccaccaccaccaccacccgcaccacggcggcggcggcggcggcggcggcggcggcgggcaccCCCACGCCGCGGCGCCGGGCAGCGCGCCgccctcctccgcctcctcGGCCGCCggctccggcggcggcggcggcggcggcggcggcggcggcgccggggggcTGCACCACCCGCAccacggcggcggcggcggcggcggcggcggcggcggcctccACTTCGACGACCGCTTCTCCGACGAGCAGCTGGTGACCATGTCGGTGCGGGAGCTCAACCGGCAGCTGCGGGGCGTCAGCAAGGAAGAGGTGATCCGGCtgaagcagaagaggaggaCCCTCAAAAACAGGGGCTATGCCCAGTCCTGCCGCTTCAAGAGGGTCCAGCAGCGGCACGTCCTGGAGTCCGAGAAgaaccagctgctgcagcaagtgGAGCACCTAAAGCAGGAGATCTCCAGGCTGGTCCGGGAGAGGGACGCCTACAAGGAAAAATACGAGAAGCTGGTCAGCAATGGCTTCAGAGAAAACGGATCCAGCAGCGACAACCCTTCCTCTCCAGAGTTTTTCAT
- the MAF gene encoding transcription factor Maf isoform X2 has protein sequence MASELAMSSSDLPTSPLAMEYVNDFDLMKFEVKKEPVETDRIISQCGRLIAGGSLSSTPMSTPCSSVPPSPSFSAPSPGSGTDQKTHLEDYYWMTGYPQQLNPEALGFSPEDAVEALINSSHHPLPGAFDGYARGQQLAAAAGAGGSVPAEEMGSAAAVVSAVIAAAAAQGGAPHYHHHHHHPHHGGGGGGGGGGGHPHAAAPGSAPPSSASSAAGSGGGGGGGGGGGAGGLHHPHHGGGGGGGGGGGLHFDDRFSDEQLVTMSVRELNRQLRGVSKEEVIRLKQKRRTLKNRGYAQSCRFKRVQQRHVLESEKNQLLQQVEHLKQEISRLVRERDAYKEKYEKLVSNGFRENGSSSDNPSSPEFFMYPRESSTTVM, from the coding sequence ATGGCATCAGAACTGGCAATGAGCAGCTCCGACCTGCCCACCAGTCCCCTGGCCATGGAATATGTTAATGACTTCGATCTGATGAAGTTTGAAGTGAAAAAGGAGCCGGTGGAGACCGATCGCATTATCAGCCAGTGCGGCCGCTTGATCGCCGGGGGATCGCTCTCTTCCACCCCGATGAGCACGCCCTGCAGCTCGGTGCCCCCGTCCCCCAGCTTCTCGGCGCCCAGCCCCGGCTCCGGCACCGACCAGAAGACCCACCTGGAAGACTACTACTGGATGACGGGCTACCCGCAGCAGCTCAACCCGGAGGCGCTGGGCTTCAGCCCCGAGGACGCGGTGGAGGCGCTGATCAACAGCAGCCACCACCCGCTGCCCGGCGCCTTCGATGGCTATGCTAGAGGGCAGCAGCTggccgcggccgccggcgccggcggctccgtgccggccGAGGAGATGGGCTCGGCGGCCGCCGTGGTGTCGGCGGTGAtcgccgcggcggcggcgcaggGCGGCGCGCCccactaccaccaccaccaccaccacccgcaccacggcggcggcggcggcggcggcggcggcggcgggcaccCCCACGCCGCGGCGCCGGGCAGCGCGCCgccctcctccgcctcctcGGCCGCCggctccggcggcggcggcggcggcggcggcggcggcggcgccggggggcTGCACCACCCGCAccacggcggcggcggcggcggcggcggcggcggcggcctccACTTCGACGACCGCTTCTCCGACGAGCAGCTGGTGACCATGTCGGTGCGGGAGCTCAACCGGCAGCTGCGGGGCGTCAGCAAGGAAGAGGTGATCCGGCtgaagcagaagaggaggaCCCTCAAAAACAGGGGCTATGCCCAGTCCTGCCGCTTCAAGAGGGTCCAGCAGCGGCACGTCCTGGAGTCCGAGAAgaaccagctgctgcagcaagtgGAGCACCTAAAGCAGGAGATCTCCAGGCTGGTCCGGGAGAGGGACGCCTACAAGGAAAAATACGAGAAGCTGGTCAGCAATGGCTTCAGAGAAAACGGATCCAGCAGCGACAACCCTTCCTCTCCAGAGTTTTTCAT